A stretch of the Conger conger chromosome 3, fConCon1.1, whole genome shotgun sequence genome encodes the following:
- the tssc4 gene encoding U5 small nuclear ribonucleoprotein TSSC4 — protein MCDQENPSNVALKNPVSSDAAELSDTSSLSDSDPEDSATHFRAEVENLSSSGDSSPDRAPLGACGRSGPRKLPFQLQGGSADFSSRSQSIFACLESAAKLASPGLGEDNVIDGTFLRPMPLLPQRKREEKREGVAGRPPPTPPSSAAGVPESPTHSPRWTKYSLEDVPETSERKNSQVALEYIQGLQQRRRESQTGEEPFVPAFNQDHSSRGDSKILFSRPGRRDEGQAARDKAHEGCASEGGKKKEVGLFHLEEPEEDPKSAEPSKGPRKRNCAPEEEEEDDGQPQSAVGFNSGRKVNRKKFRRGGEQEEEEN, from the coding sequence ATGTGCGACCAGGAAAACCCGAGCAACGTGGCCCTGAAGAACCCTGTGAGCAGTGACGCAGCGGAGCTGTCCGACACCAGCTCCCTGAGCGACTCGGACCCCGAAGACTCCGCCACGCACTTCCGCGCCGAGGTGGAGAACCTGTCCTCGTCGGGGGACTCGTCTCCGGACCGGGCTCCGCTGGGGGCGTGCGGGCGCTCCGGCCCCCGTAAGCTCCCCTTCCAGCTGCAGGGGGGCAGCGCCGACTTCTCCTCCCGCAGCCAGAGCATCTTCGCCTGCCTGGAAAGCGCCGCCAAGCTGGCCTCCCCGGGCCTGGGAGAGGACAACGTCATCGACGGCACCTTCCTGCGGCCCATGCCGCTGCTCccccagaggaagagggaggagaagagggagggcGTGGCCGGCAGGCCTCCTCCGACGCCGCCGTCGTCCGCTGCAGGCGTGCCAGAGAGCCCCACTCACTCGCCGCGCTGGACCAAGTACAGCCTGGAGGACGTGCCGGAGACCAGCGAGCGGAAGAACAGCCAGGTGGCGCTAGAGTACATCCAGGGCCTGcagcagaggaggagggagtCCCAGACGGGCGAAGAGCCCTTCGTCCCCGCCTTTAACCAGGATCACTCCAGCCGCGGCGACTCCAAAATCCTCTTCTCCCGGCCTGGCCGTCGGGACGAGGGCCAAGCCGCCCGGGATAAGGCCCACGAGGGCTGTGCGTCAGAGGGGGGCAAGAAGAAGGAGGTGGGCCTGTTTCACCTGGAGGAGCCCGAGGAGGACCCCAAGTCAGCCGAGCCTTCAAAGGGACCGAGGAAGAGGAACTGTGCCCccgaagaggaagaggaggatgacgGACAGCCACAGTCTGCCGTGGGGTTCAACAGCGGCCGGAAGGTCAACCGCAAGAAGTTCCGCCGAGGAGGcgaacaggaggaggaggagaactgA